A single genomic interval of Bradyrhizobium sp. sBnM-33 harbors:
- a CDS encoding cupin domain-containing protein: MSKSNVTSRTVGHGLALAGLSAGSIATAVAGECPAGKMQANVRPMVDHKPVGVTDVTLGSINLEKQPANIKDRELRFRKLTIEPGGIVPWHSHDDRPALIYIQQGEIVEYASNCSEPIVHKAGEIRPEVAGTSHWWKNLGNETVILYVGDVRKDPHDHNM, encoded by the coding sequence ATGTCCAAATCCAACGTCACGTCCCGCACGGTCGGGCACGGCCTCGCGCTTGCCGGATTGAGCGCAGGTTCGATTGCTACCGCCGTGGCCGGCGAATGCCCGGCCGGGAAGATGCAGGCAAATGTCCGCCCGATGGTCGACCATAAGCCGGTCGGCGTCACCGACGTCACTCTCGGCTCGATCAATCTCGAGAAGCAGCCGGCTAATATCAAGGATCGCGAGCTGCGCTTCCGCAAGCTGACCATCGAGCCCGGCGGCATCGTGCCCTGGCACAGTCATGACGACCGGCCTGCGCTGATCTACATCCAGCAGGGCGAGATCGTCGAATACGCCAGCAACTGCTCGGAGCCGATCGTGCACAAGGCCGGCGAGATCAGGCCGGAAGTCGCCGGTACCTCGCACTGGTGGAAGAATCTCGGCAACGAGACCGTCATTCTCTATGTCGGCGACGTCCGCAAGGATCCGCACGACCACAACATGTAA